The following are from one region of the Leptospira terpstrae serovar Hualin str. LT 11-33 = ATCC 700639 genome:
- a CDS encoding acyl-CoA dehydrogenase family protein: MSHHISEHPSLQPFDISEYKGVRGKNFYEMDPALQRMVHRYSENYTPEHKKAMEEHIRKYGEIVGGILDELTEECHKEGKYGEVVKYDRTGKRIDFIKYSEEQKLARKISYDHGVVNLDFHPEWKFDFTHIHRYALTYLMNMNGEGGVACPLAMTDGIILALKKIGTEEQKKKYLPLVAGKGSSSHFMAGQYVTERVGGSNVSANRTIAKKLPNGKWELTGEKWFCSNPGDLWVTTAKMEGTNTVGMFLVPRIKENGELNGHHILRKKDIIGSRGKLTVEIIYDRVEAEEFGRPGHGLVNLIRYIIKTSRLHVGLGSSGNARRSVMEASEYAKFRTAYGKKILEFPSFTKTLAEMQILQTGNCFVNFRSANLSEKGDDAAEITVPLMKYKSSSQASYITQKAILTLGGNGIIGDFSPLPRLHNDSIINETWEGTHLIITDHCLHALQKPKVYTAFQSLLDELTKSATNVPELNNAFTVFQSKRKELEDCIKNQPKDWKDMNRVYIADVTYQVFLLAEFMEQAAHDSERKLQTKYLYFANGYAEMVRDGLEAPRQKDGVFFDPKAIETFLSF, encoded by the coding sequence ATGAGCCACCATATTTCTGAACATCCTTCCTTACAACCTTTCGATATTTCCGAATACAAAGGAGTTCGAGGAAAAAACTTTTACGAAATGGACCCCGCCTTACAAAGGATGGTTCACCGTTATTCAGAAAACTATACGCCAGAACATAAAAAGGCGATGGAAGAACATATCCGTAAGTATGGGGAAATCGTGGGTGGAATTTTGGATGAACTCACGGAAGAGTGCCACAAAGAAGGAAAATACGGTGAAGTTGTTAAATATGACAGAACAGGCAAACGAATCGATTTTATTAAATACTCAGAAGAACAAAAATTAGCCCGAAAAATTTCTTATGACCATGGAGTGGTGAATTTAGACTTCCATCCAGAATGGAAATTCGATTTTACACATATCCACCGTTATGCGCTAACCTATTTGATGAATATGAATGGTGAGGGTGGAGTTGCTTGTCCGTTGGCAATGACAGACGGAATTATTTTAGCACTTAAAAAAATTGGAACTGAGGAACAAAAGAAAAAATACCTACCGCTGGTTGCAGGAAAGGGAAGTTCTTCTCATTTTATGGCCGGTCAATATGTAACAGAAAGAGTGGGGGGAAGTAATGTTTCAGCCAACCGCACCATTGCCAAAAAACTTCCGAACGGCAAATGGGAGTTAACTGGTGAAAAATGGTTTTGTTCTAACCCCGGTGACCTTTGGGTTACCACCGCAAAGATGGAAGGAACGAATACTGTGGGTATGTTTCTTGTTCCAAGGATCAAAGAAAATGGAGAACTCAACGGACACCATATTTTACGTAAAAAAGACATCATTGGTTCTCGCGGAAAACTCACTGTAGAAATTATCTATGACCGAGTGGAAGCAGAAGAGTTTGGTCGTCCCGGTCATGGACTCGTGAATCTCATTCGTTACATTATCAAAACCTCTCGTTTGCATGTAGGACTTGGTTCCAGTGGCAATGCAAGACGTTCTGTGATGGAGGCATCTGAGTATGCAAAGTTTCGAACTGCCTATGGAAAAAAGATTTTAGAATTTCCTTCCTTTACAAAGACATTAGCGGAAATGCAAATTTTGCAAACGGGAAATTGTTTTGTAAACTTTAGATCTGCAAATTTATCCGAGAAGGGTGATGATGCCGCAGAAATTACAGTTCCACTTATGAAGTATAAATCTTCTTCCCAAGCAAGTTACATCACACAAAAAGCAATCCTCACACTTGGTGGGAACGGAATCATAGGGGACTTTTCTCCACTCCCACGCCTTCATAATGATTCCATCATTAATGAAACTTGGGAAGGAACCCATCTCATCATTACCGATCATTGTTTGCATGCCTTACAAAAACCAAAAGTATATACGGCTTTCCAATCTTTATTAGATGAATTAACAAAGTCGGCAACTAACGTTCCTGAATTAAACAATGCATTCACAGTTTTCCAATCCAAACGAAAAGAATTGGAAGATTGTATCAAAAACCAACCTAAAGATTGGAAAGATATGAATCGTGTTTACATCGCCGATGTCACCTACCAAGTGTTTTTACTTGCAGAATTTATGGAACAAGCAGCACATGATAGCGAAAGGAAATTACAAACAAAGTATCTTTATTTTGCCAATGGATATGCAGAGATGGTCCGTGATGGCCTCGAAGCACCGAGACAAAAGGATGGTGTGTTTTTTGATCCTAAGGCCATAGAGACCTTTCTTTCTTTTTAG
- a CDS encoding M23 family metallopeptidase — protein MKKKIKEITSVFSQDNPKIKKQIDKVKEKGHQRMTILVIPHGYDSSFHFQISHFTILFFLALTVGLLSLAIFGIVRSSNTQTQINQLSKIYGTYFDTYITHASQLEEMKEEYSKLNENMLELFTLIDGSDDELLKIPTEDWIDSSAVDSLQKEEKEDKQLDVGRKYLSEIYDLRQLKHRMDNYQRLVEANYQFLYQRSDILSRSPLFNPMYSYNLTSPFGMRKSPTTGYWEYHDGLDMANATGTPIYASAPGRVVRVTYSNVGYGHHVIIQHDFGFSTLYGHCSRIYVRNGQEVKAGEQIAEVGATGNVTGPHLHYEIFISEEGKTDPEQYMQAGVY, from the coding sequence ATGAAGAAGAAAATTAAAGAGATTACGTCTGTTTTTTCACAGGACAATCCGAAAATCAAGAAACAGATTGATAAGGTGAAAGAAAAAGGTCACCAACGGATGACCATTCTTGTCATTCCTCATGGATATGATAGTTCTTTCCACTTCCAAATTTCTCATTTTACCATTCTATTCTTTTTAGCACTGACCGTTGGGCTTCTTAGCCTTGCCATCTTTGGAATTGTTCGTTCCAGTAACACCCAAACGCAAATCAACCAACTCTCGAAAATTTACGGAACTTATTTCGATACTTACATCACTCATGCAAGCCAACTGGAAGAGATGAAAGAGGAGTATTCCAAACTCAATGAAAACATGTTAGAACTCTTTACATTGATCGATGGAAGCGATGATGAACTTCTAAAAATTCCTACAGAGGATTGGATCGATTCTTCTGCAGTGGATTCACTCCAAAAAGAAGAAAAAGAAGATAAACAATTGGATGTGGGCCGTAAGTATTTAAGCGAAATCTACGACCTTCGCCAATTAAAACACCGAATGGACAATTACCAACGTTTGGTGGAAGCGAATTACCAATTTTTATACCAAAGGTCAGATATTTTATCTCGTTCTCCTCTTTTTAATCCTATGTATTCCTACAATTTAACTTCTCCCTTTGGTATGAGAAAGTCACCTACCACTGGTTATTGGGAATACCACGACGGATTGGATATGGCAAATGCAACGGGCACTCCCATTTATGCCTCAGCACCTGGTCGAGTTGTGCGAGTCACCTATTCCAATGTTGGGTATGGCCACCATGTCATCATCCAACACGACTTCGGCTTTAGTACGTTATACGGTCACTGTTCACGAATTTACGTAAGAAACGGACAAGAAGTCAAAGCTGGCGAACAAATTGCTGAAGTGGGTGCTACTGGAAACGTAACAGGGCCTCACTTGCATTACGAAATTTTTATTTCCGAAGAAGGAAAAACGGATCCGGAACAATACATGCAAGCGGGAGTTTACTGA
- a CDS encoding DUF4442 domain-containing protein, with translation MNKISWKKRFKIWLFNFYPPYLGAGIRIKEIAPDLSYFRSEMNLRFYNRNYVGVHFGGSLYSMCDPFFMLILLEKLGSDYIVWDKAGNMIFVKPGMGKVIAEFRISDSEIQRIKEEIEVKKKGDYLFTTEVKNEEGEIIAKLEKTVYIRKRGRLPVQNG, from the coding sequence ATGAATAAGATCTCCTGGAAAAAAAGATTTAAAATTTGGTTATTCAACTTTTATCCTCCTTACTTGGGAGCAGGAATTCGTATCAAAGAAATAGCACCAGACTTATCTTATTTTCGTTCCGAGATGAATTTACGATTCTATAACAGAAATTATGTGGGCGTGCATTTCGGTGGATCTTTGTATTCTATGTGCGATCCATTTTTTATGTTAATTCTGTTGGAAAAATTGGGATCTGATTATATTGTTTGGGATAAAGCAGGGAATATGATCTTTGTCAAACCGGGAATGGGTAAGGTCATTGCTGAATTTCGTATTTCCGATTCCGAAATACAAAGAATTAAAGAAGAAATTGAAGTGAAGAAAAAAGGGGATTATCTATTTACTACTGAAGTAAAAAACGAAGAGGGAGAGATCATTGCAAAATTAGAAAAGACAGTTTACATTCGTAAACGGGGTAGGCTCCCCGTTCAGAATGGATAA
- the ligA gene encoding NAD-dependent DNA ligase LigA gives MPKKENPAKRIAEIRKEIQKHNDLYYKDNTPKISDKEFDLLVKELQSLEKSNPELVVDSSPSLQVGSDLSPQFSKFKHKVPVLSLENTYNETELSEWLEKTGQEELYSLEWKIDGASILLYYENGKLAHCVTRGSGGIGDVVTENVKTIETIPQTLSEPLNLSVRGEIFMTFDDFEEFNEEYGGKFANPRNLAAGSIKQKDPNDVAKRPLRIYVYDVYFSSSRKGINKHKDILSLLKKEMFPLAPDTEIIKGQNLIKEIESFRKKKDKMPFPVDGLVIKLDDLNLRENLGETSQSPRWARAFKFDALLKETTIEEIDFAIGRTGKITPRAKVTPISLAGTTVTYATLHNQDYIDQLGAGIGAKVLISKRGEIIPAVEKVTVPPKFVFVLPKECPSCKTKLTKVDDSVDFFCTNRNCPERKLNQLIFFCSKKQMNIEGLGEKQIQVFFEKGWVKDISDLYTLEKYKSTILELDGFGEKSVKIIFDAIEKSKEKDFRFTLPSIGLNEVGPKVTEILIEHGFDSWEKLLTLSKSKNAEEELTSIHGIGPRTIEALLNHLKDKETLKLVKTLIKLGLKFQADETEKSDIQPFVGQSWCVTGSFENFQPRDIAMYLITKHGGKKVSGVSSKTTHLLYGPGAGSKLEKATELGVTLVSEKEFLSLLKKEGIPLP, from the coding sequence TTGCCTAAGAAAGAAAATCCTGCCAAACGAATCGCAGAAATTCGCAAAGAGATTCAAAAACACAACGATCTTTATTATAAAGACAATACTCCTAAAATCTCTGACAAAGAGTTTGATCTTTTAGTCAAAGAATTACAATCTCTTGAAAAGTCTAACCCAGAATTGGTGGTAGATTCTTCCCCTAGTTTACAAGTGGGATCAGATCTTTCCCCACAATTCAGCAAATTCAAACACAAAGTTCCTGTTTTATCTTTAGAAAATACTTACAATGAAACTGAACTTTCGGAATGGTTAGAAAAAACAGGACAGGAAGAACTTTATTCTTTAGAATGGAAAATCGATGGCGCCTCCATCTTGTTATATTATGAAAATGGAAAACTTGCACACTGTGTGACCAGAGGATCTGGCGGCATAGGTGACGTAGTAACCGAAAATGTCAAAACCATAGAAACTATCCCACAAACTTTATCGGAACCATTGAATTTATCCGTTCGTGGGGAAATCTTTATGACTTTCGATGACTTTGAAGAGTTCAATGAAGAATACGGTGGAAAGTTTGCCAATCCCAGAAATTTAGCAGCAGGATCGATCAAACAAAAAGATCCAAATGACGTCGCCAAACGCCCGCTAAGAATCTATGTATACGATGTATATTTTTCCTCTTCAAGAAAAGGAATTAACAAACACAAAGACATCTTATCCTTATTAAAAAAAGAAATGTTTCCACTAGCTCCTGACACGGAGATTATCAAAGGACAAAATCTAATCAAAGAAATTGAATCCTTCCGAAAGAAAAAAGACAAAATGCCTTTTCCCGTGGATGGACTTGTCATTAAACTGGATGACCTCAACCTTCGCGAAAATTTGGGGGAAACAAGCCAGTCACCACGTTGGGCCCGAGCCTTCAAATTTGATGCCCTGCTCAAAGAAACCACAATCGAAGAAATTGATTTTGCCATTGGCAGGACAGGAAAAATCACACCTAGAGCCAAAGTCACACCGATCTCCCTTGCTGGAACCACTGTCACTTACGCCACCTTACACAACCAAGACTATATCGACCAACTGGGTGCAGGAATTGGTGCCAAAGTTCTTATTTCCAAACGGGGAGAGATCATTCCTGCTGTAGAAAAAGTAACAGTTCCCCCCAAGTTTGTTTTTGTATTACCGAAAGAATGTCCGTCTTGTAAAACCAAACTCACCAAGGTAGACGACTCGGTAGATTTTTTCTGCACCAATCGCAACTGCCCCGAACGAAAATTAAACCAACTCATATTCTTTTGTTCCAAAAAACAAATGAACATCGAAGGCCTCGGCGAAAAACAAATCCAAGTTTTTTTTGAAAAAGGTTGGGTCAAAGACATTTCTGATTTATATACATTAGAAAAATACAAATCAACCATACTCGAGTTAGATGGTTTTGGAGAAAAATCTGTAAAAATCATTTTCGATGCCATAGAAAAATCAAAAGAAAAAGATTTTCGGTTCACACTTCCTTCCATTGGTCTAAATGAAGTAGGCCCCAAGGTTACAGAAATTCTCATTGAACACGGGTTTGATTCTTGGGAGAAACTTCTCACTCTTTCCAAATCCAAAAATGCGGAAGAAGAACTCACTTCCATCCACGGAATTGGCCCAAGAACTATAGAAGCTTTACTCAATCACCTAAAAGATAAAGAAACACTCAAACTAGTCAAAACTCTGATCAAACTAGGTCTAAAATTCCAAGCTGACGAAACCGAAAAAAGCGACATACAACCGTTTGTTGGCCAAAGTTGGTGTGTGACAGGAAGTTTTGAAAACTTCCAACCCCGTGACATCGCTATGTACCTTATCACCAAACACGGAGGAAAAAAAGTTTCGGGTGTATCCTCCAAAACCACCCACCTGCTCTACGGCCCTGGTGCAGGCTCCAAATTAGAAAAAGCTACAGAACTCGGAGTGACTTTGGTTTCGGAAAAAGAATTCCTTAGTCTCTTGAAAAAAGAAGGAATCCCTTTGCCGTAA
- a CDS encoding SanA/YdcF family protein, with protein sequence MTNRVSYINITFRFLSRVKWKSLFLGIAFVLGILVFVTLATNLRFWYVYQTSVHSKELMEIPEAEVAIVPGAAVYGKTPSPILMDRLACGLDLYNTGRVKKILLSGDNGKSDYNELRPMLEFMLNHKVKPEDIFVDHAGFRTLDTLIRAKEVFLVKKAIFVSQSFFLPRAIYLGRELELELYGYECNLRTYKKEMYYGFREYPARILAWWDIQWDTPPKYLGKPYPIEGSGVSTWKGSIPISSHK encoded by the coding sequence ATGACGAACCGCGTGTCCTACATAAATATAACGTTCCGATTCCTCTCAAGGGTCAAGTGGAAATCCCTGTTTCTTGGGATTGCCTTCGTTTTGGGAATTCTGGTTTTTGTCACATTGGCAACGAATTTACGATTTTGGTATGTATACCAAACCTCAGTCCATTCCAAGGAACTAATGGAAATCCCTGAAGCAGAAGTGGCGATTGTTCCTGGTGCTGCCGTTTATGGAAAAACACCTTCACCCATTCTTATGGACCGACTGGCTTGTGGGTTAGATTTATACAACACAGGAAGAGTGAAAAAAATCTTACTTTCTGGAGACAATGGTAAATCCGATTACAACGAACTCCGACCTATGTTGGAATTTATGTTAAACCACAAGGTAAAACCAGAAGATATTTTTGTGGACCATGCGGGATTTCGAACTCTAGACACTCTCATTCGTGCCAAAGAAGTTTTCCTTGTGAAAAAAGCAATTTTTGTAAGCCAATCTTTCTTTTTGCCTAGAGCCATTTATTTAGGAAGAGAGTTGGAACTTGAGTTATACGGTTACGAATGCAATTTACGAACTTATAAAAAAGAAATGTATTATGGATTTCGCGAATATCCAGCAAGAATTCTTGCTTGGTGGGACATCCAATGGGATACACCTCCTAAATATTTAGGCAAACCATATCCTATCGAAGGGAGCGGAGTGTCTACTTGGAAAGGTTCTATTCCTATTTCATCACATAAATGA
- a CDS encoding DMT family transporter, producing MNLKFLLLLILAMVSWGISWPIGKMIAGTVPISVLVFWRFLATFLSVIPLLLVMRIPFKLKTGKDYWNVLIGGIIYTFYNQFFFMGLKNGLPGAGGVLVTTLNPIVTFFIVVLVQKKRISKRQVIGLFFGFMGGLVILQVWKISIDYLLLSGNLFFLLCSFVWATLSLNSQSTGKSMSPVTYSFYVYAVGSIIEFLFCFHDPNFWKVWDMGFHFWASIFYLTVISTTFGTTVYFYAATRLGPEIASSFIFIVPLSAYLSSFLILDEVIQIPVIIGGSLAILAVYLINSKKKLKEPNL from the coding sequence TTGAATCTAAAATTTTTACTTCTACTCATACTCGCCATGGTCTCTTGGGGGATTTCTTGGCCCATTGGAAAAATGATCGCAGGAACTGTTCCTATTTCTGTTTTAGTGTTCTGGAGATTTTTGGCAACTTTCCTTTCTGTCATTCCGCTTCTTCTTGTGATGCGAATTCCTTTTAAACTGAAAACAGGAAAGGACTATTGGAATGTTCTTATAGGTGGAATCATATATACTTTTTATAACCAATTCTTCTTTATGGGTCTTAAAAATGGACTCCCTGGTGCGGGTGGAGTTCTTGTCACAACTCTCAATCCTATCGTTACTTTTTTTATCGTTGTTTTAGTACAAAAGAAAAGAATTTCCAAAAGGCAAGTGATCGGTTTGTTTTTTGGATTTATGGGTGGGCTTGTGATTTTACAAGTATGGAAGATCAGTATCGACTACTTGTTGTTATCTGGTAATTTATTCTTTTTATTATGTTCCTTCGTGTGGGCCACACTTTCTCTCAATAGCCAATCCACGGGAAAATCCATGTCTCCTGTTACCTATAGTTTTTATGTCTACGCTGTTGGTTCGATTATTGAATTTCTATTTTGTTTTCATGATCCTAACTTTTGGAAGGTATGGGATATGGGCTTCCATTTTTGGGCCTCTATCTTCTATTTGACAGTGATTTCTACCACATTTGGGACTACTGTTTATTTTTATGCAGCTACAAGACTAGGACCAGAAATTGCGAGTAGTTTCATTTTCATCGTTCCTCTTTCTGCGTATTTGAGTAGTTTTTTGATCTTGGATGAAGTGATCCAAATTCCCGTTATCATTGGGGGATCGTTAGCCATCCTTGCGGTTTATTTAATCAATTCGAAAAAGAAACTAAAGGAACCAAATCTTTGA
- a CDS encoding AEC family transporter, translating to MENFLLLGICFGLGLFFRRLPQFPESTPKVLNGFILFISLPSLVLYHVHELKVDVTSLLPSSMPWLVFGIALVFFLSLYKLKVLTFHTAVCLVLTAGLGNTSFVGFPLLETYLGKESLGYGILADQLGTFMVLSFPGIILASLAMDGRWDFSTLLRRVLGFAPIYALFVAIITRQFPYPEALKLVLLRLGDTLTPLALVSVGFMLDMRTIAGHGRVLALGLGFKLVLAPLIVYWIYSPLKEDTLLFQTIVLESAMAPMVTSTVITIEKNISPHLASLMLGIGIPISFGTTYVLHFLLKGNYI from the coding sequence ATGGAGAATTTTTTACTGTTAGGAATTTGTTTTGGACTTGGGTTATTTTTTCGAAGATTGCCCCAGTTTCCAGAATCCACTCCGAAAGTGTTGAATGGGTTTATTCTCTTTATTTCTTTACCTTCTCTTGTTTTATATCATGTTCATGAATTAAAAGTGGATGTTACCTCTCTTTTGCCTTCTTCCATGCCATGGCTTGTATTTGGTATTGCCTTGGTGTTCTTTCTTAGTTTGTACAAACTAAAGGTTTTAACTTTCCATACTGCTGTCTGTTTGGTCTTAACGGCCGGGCTTGGCAATACCTCTTTTGTTGGGTTTCCTCTACTCGAAACCTATTTAGGCAAAGAATCTTTGGGTTATGGAATTTTAGCGGACCAATTGGGAACCTTTATGGTTTTAAGTTTTCCTGGTATCATTTTGGCTTCCCTGGCAATGGATGGAAGATGGGATTTTTCCACACTATTAAGACGAGTACTTGGATTTGCACCAATCTACGCATTGTTTGTTGCCATCATCACTCGCCAATTTCCATATCCTGAAGCCTTAAAACTGGTGTTACTTCGTTTGGGTGATACTCTGACTCCACTAGCACTCGTATCCGTAGGGTTTATGTTGGATATGAGAACCATCGCAGGTCACGGTAGAGTTCTAGCATTGGGACTGGGGTTTAAACTTGTTCTTGCCCCTTTGATTGTGTATTGGATTTACTCTCCCTTAAAAGAAGATACGTTACTGTTCCAAACCATAGTTTTGGAATCTGCCATGGCTCCCATGGTCACATCCACAGTGATTACGATTGAAAAAAATATATCTCCTCATCTAGCAAGCCTTATGTTGGGAATTGGAATTCCTATTTCCTTTGGCACCACATACGTTCTCCACTTTTTGTTGAAAGGAAACTACATTTGA
- a CDS encoding YceI family protein: MKKNIIYLALLVLGVNIFPAEVTQKSIEFYVEHTTKNVKGVCGEIRLEEPNIQSSGNQFKLKSPFLITIPLVKISSGDSNRDSHIQEILGYPDTPNIIVKIESVNVLKDRTYTIQGKLTIHGNTKEFITESVVSPEDSKLINVDGSLNVKFSEYELENPSLLFMKAKDEIQIKYHFQIKLK, encoded by the coding sequence ATGAAAAAGAACATTATTTATTTGGCTCTGTTAGTATTGGGAGTGAATATTTTTCCAGCAGAAGTGACTCAAAAAAGTATAGAGTTTTATGTTGAACATACAACCAAAAATGTAAAAGGTGTTTGTGGCGAAATTCGATTAGAAGAACCAAATATCCAATCCTCAGGAAATCAATTCAAATTAAAGTCTCCTTTTTTAATCACAATTCCACTAGTAAAGATTTCTTCCGGAGACAGTAATCGTGATTCACACATTCAAGAAATACTAGGGTATCCGGATACACCAAATATCATTGTTAAAATTGAATCGGTGAATGTTTTAAAGGATAGAACTTATACGATTCAAGGAAAATTAACCATTCATGGAAACACAAAAGAATTTATTACCGAGTCCGTAGTTAGTCCAGAAGATTCAAAATTAATCAACGTTGATGGATCTTTAAATGTAAAATTTTCTGAATATGAATTAGAAAATCCTTCATTACTTTTTATGAAAGCAAAGGATGAAATTCAAATCAAATATCATTTTCAAATCAAACTGAAATAA
- a CDS encoding 1-acyl-sn-glycerol-3-phosphate acyltransferase, protein MQIAYNDLKQAVLGSGPMGIIIASVLAQKYDPITLWIPDKELVEVLKKRRQTEIMGKTIDLPDHIDIVSSLDSFGRDDWTFHVAVPSRSFLDSVHALLEVLEPTNSYVFSFLTKGILDSKNRKKTGFITYSQYLQNYLKERNFSNSSVAVVNGPSLLGEILDEKFSFFNIGSYEKETSEYLSEVLTSNFMNTSVTDDVVGMEIVGVAKNPMAIASGIVSLLPRYGANLLGEILSVGFQEVRDLAMRYGARPDTVMGRSGLADFITTATSNKSRNRGFGQKIVGELLSGGEKLSIKDRIEIFFAPRSFIERESTKWHDNVEGTYALSILIELANEIRLPFTLHRTLFDVLTRKQPPDSLIDLICGKKTESKNIPLVVQKKVGLNLTSGIDFQNLLVDRIIKHISNVPGTVARVKKQSSAVIESTQKRLTKATRKKQKLDEVKFEAELEVWQRFQNCQKDEENTLVKELVRFYVTEIADNYSPTVRESVLRFVAPIRLFSGGFLKGSMIPHIGGKTEVVKALSSKYNLLYAPTHRSHLDSVEVAYSLFHLGLPVPRYAAGINLMSNPFWEWMLKSLGAYAVDRERTRNSLYLECLTLYSQVMLEQGIPSLVYPEGTRSRTGAIVPVKTGLLTTAVNAFRSSGTEIVIVPISVSYETVPEDNQFCNIPEELGMAGFLAKRSNVYVEFCDPIPISEYAHTEDPTLELSYRITKGWKQYHKILPNQIVAKILAENDFSVELSQSTMLVEDFISRHDGNYLIKDPEEVWEKGKRILEKRKMIEESNRAVHSKNDALLLYYASMIPEDEDKKY, encoded by the coding sequence ATGCAAATAGCCTATAACGACTTAAAACAAGCAGTTCTGGGAAGCGGCCCCATGGGTATTATCATCGCTTCCGTTTTGGCACAGAAGTACGACCCCATTACACTCTGGATACCCGACAAAGAATTGGTAGAGGTGCTAAAAAAACGCCGCCAAACAGAGATTATGGGAAAGACAATTGACCTTCCTGACCATATCGACATTGTATCCAGTTTGGATTCTTTCGGAAGGGATGATTGGACGTTTCATGTAGCCGTACCTTCTCGGTCATTTTTGGATAGTGTTCATGCCCTTTTGGAAGTTTTAGAACCTACCAACAGTTATGTTTTTTCATTTTTGACCAAAGGTATTTTGGATTCAAAAAATAGAAAAAAAACAGGATTCATTACTTACTCTCAATACCTTCAAAACTATTTAAAGGAAAGAAATTTTTCTAACTCCTCTGTTGCCGTGGTGAATGGTCCATCTCTTCTAGGCGAAATTTTAGATGAAAAATTTAGTTTCTTCAACATTGGATCTTATGAAAAAGAAACTTCGGAATATCTTTCTGAAGTTCTAACTTCTAATTTTATGAATACTTCGGTTACTGATGATGTAGTCGGAATGGAAATTGTAGGTGTTGCTAAAAACCCAATGGCCATTGCCAGCGGAATTGTTTCGCTTCTACCTCGTTATGGTGCAAACTTACTCGGAGAAATTCTCTCTGTTGGTTTTCAGGAAGTAAGAGACCTTGCAATGCGTTACGGAGCAAGACCAGATACCGTGATGGGAAGATCGGGCTTAGCTGATTTTATCACAACTGCAACAAGTAACAAAAGTAGAAACCGAGGATTTGGACAAAAAATTGTCGGCGAACTTTTGTCAGGTGGTGAAAAATTAAGTATCAAGGATCGAATTGAAATTTTCTTTGCACCGAGATCCTTTATCGAAAGAGAATCCACCAAGTGGCACGACAATGTGGAAGGTACTTACGCACTCAGTATCCTTATCGAACTTGCCAATGAAATACGCCTTCCTTTTACTTTACATAGAACTTTGTTTGATGTTCTTACAAGAAAACAACCACCCGATTCGCTAATCGATTTGATTTGCGGTAAAAAAACAGAATCGAAAAACATTCCACTCGTTGTTCAGAAAAAAGTGGGACTCAACTTAACGTCAGGAATTGATTTTCAAAATCTACTGGTAGATCGAATCATCAAACATATAAGCAATGTTCCAGGTACAGTCGCAAGAGTTAAAAAACAATCCTCTGCGGTCATTGAATCCACGCAAAAAAGACTCACTAAAGCCACTCGTAAAAAACAAAAACTAGATGAAGTGAAGTTCGAAGCGGAACTAGAAGTTTGGCAACGATTTCAAAATTGCCAGAAAGATGAAGAGAATACTTTAGTTAAAGAACTCGTTCGTTTTTATGTAACAGAAATTGCAGACAACTATAGCCCAACAGTTCGAGAATCGGTTTTACGTTTTGTGGCACCAATCCGTCTTTTCTCCGGTGGTTTTTTAAAAGGATCTATGATCCCTCACATTGGTGGAAAAACTGAAGTCGTGAAGGCACTCTCATCTAAGTATAATTTATTGTATGCTCCTACGCATAGATCTCACTTAGATTCGGTAGAAGTGGCATATTCTCTATTCCATCTAGGTTTACCTGTTCCTCGTTATGCGGCTGGAATCAACTTGATGTCCAATCCTTTTTGGGAATGGATGTTGAAGTCACTTGGCGCATACGCAGTGGATAGAGAACGAACACGAAACAGTTTGTATTTAGAATGTCTTACTCTTTATTCACAAGTGATGTTAGAACAAGGAATTCCGTCTCTTGTGTATCCAGAAGGAACTCGTTCCCGAACCGGTGCGATTGTTCCTGTAAAAACGGGACTTCTTACTACTGCAGTGAATGCGTTCCGTAGTTCTGGAACAGAGATTGTGATTGTTCCGATCTCCGTCTCTTATGAAACCGTTCCCGAGGACAATCAGTTTTGTAATATACCTGAAGAGTTAGGTATGGCAGGATTTCTTGCAAAACGTTCTAATGTGTATGTAGAGTTTTGTGATCCAATTCCAATTTCTGAATATGCACATACGGAAGATCCAACACTTGAACTCAGTTACCGAATCACCAAAGGTTGGAAACAATACCATAAAATTTTACCAAACCAAATTGTTGCCAAAATTCTGGCTGAAAATGATTTTTCAGTGGAACTATCACAAAGTACTATGTTAGTCGAAGATTTTATTTCACGCCATGATGGAAATTATTTAATCAAAGATCCTGAAGAAGTATGGGAAAAAGGAAAACGAATTTTGGAAAAAAGAAAGATGATTGAAGAATCCAATCGTGCGGTTCATTCCAAAAATGATGCTTTGCTATTGTATTATGCGAGCATGATTCCTGAAGACGAAGATAAAAAGTACTAA